The following are from one region of the Amycolatopsis sp. QT-25 genome:
- a CDS encoding FAD-binding monooxygenase, producing MNQFVGDRAIVLGGSVIGTLAARVLSETYREVIVVDRDKVLGVREVRRGAPHAAHAHAFHSRGFRIVHELFPALPAELERAEIPVPDLGEMRWYFNARLIRQTKTGLLSIGAQRPVIEDILRSLTASLPNVTYREQVEFVGYLTDATRERITGVRLLTAEDSVLELETDLVVDATGRGSRTPALLAALGYERPPEERMRIGLTYTTRLFHRREGMLDDTQSVNPVASPAHPRGAFFGRVGPKTCILSLTGIFGDRPPKDPEGFLAYAKSLPVSEVYEAVRDAEPMTDAVTFGFPASVRRHYERLVRFPDRLVVLGDAVCSFNPVYGQGMMVGAMQVIALRDRLSVGTPSDSLGLRQDIAAVVDDPWTISTNGDLDYPGVPGERTPDVLEGNKFIARLTDAATSDPALTEAFLKVAGLVEPPASLMNPDVVARVEKHVPA from the coding sequence GTGAACCAGTTCGTCGGCGACCGAGCGATCGTGCTCGGGGGAAGCGTGATCGGGACTCTGGCGGCCAGGGTGCTGTCCGAGACCTATCGGGAAGTCATCGTGGTGGACCGGGACAAAGTGCTGGGTGTACGCGAAGTGCGCCGCGGGGCACCGCACGCCGCGCACGCCCACGCGTTCCACAGCCGCGGCTTCCGCATCGTGCACGAACTGTTCCCCGCCCTGCCCGCCGAACTCGAGCGCGCCGAGATCCCGGTACCCGATCTCGGCGAGATGCGCTGGTACTTCAACGCGCGGCTGATCCGGCAGACGAAAACCGGTCTGCTGTCCATCGGGGCGCAGCGGCCGGTGATCGAGGACATCCTGCGGTCGCTGACGGCTTCGCTGCCGAACGTGACGTACCGCGAACAGGTGGAGTTCGTCGGGTACCTGACCGACGCGACCCGGGAGCGGATCACCGGTGTCCGTCTCCTGACCGCAGAGGACAGTGTGCTTGAACTCGAAACGGATCTGGTCGTGGACGCCACCGGACGTGGCTCGCGCACCCCGGCGCTGCTGGCGGCACTCGGCTACGAACGCCCGCCGGAGGAACGGATGCGGATCGGCCTGACCTATACCACCCGGCTGTTCCACCGGCGCGAGGGAATGCTCGACGACACCCAGTCGGTCAACCCGGTCGCCTCGCCCGCGCATCCGCGGGGTGCCTTCTTCGGCCGCGTCGGCCCCAAGACGTGCATCCTCTCGCTCACCGGCATCTTCGGTGACCGGCCGCCGAAAGACCCCGAAGGTTTCCTGGCCTACGCGAAGTCGCTCCCGGTTTCCGAGGTGTACGAAGCCGTACGCGACGCGGAGCCCATGACCGACGCTGTCACCTTCGGCTTCCCGGCGAGTGTTCGGCGGCACTACGAACGGCTCGTCCGCTTCCCGGATCGACTGGTGGTGCTCGGTGACGCGGTGTGCAGTTTCAACCCCGTCTACGGTCAAGGCATGATGGTCGGCGCGATGCAGGTGATCGCGCTGCGCGACCGGCTTTCCGTTGGCACGCCGTCGGATTCGCTCGGGCTGCGGCAGGACATCGCCGCTGTGGTCGACGATCCTTGGACCATTTCGACCAACGGGGACCTCGACTACCCCGGCGTGCCCGGCGAGCGAACGCCGGATGTGCTGGAGGGCAACAAGTTCATCGCCCGGCTGACCGACGCGGCCACCTCGGACCCCGCGCTGACCGAAGCGTTCCTGAAGGTCGCCGGCCTCGTCGAACCTCCGGCCTCGCTGATGAATCCGGACGTCGTCGCCCGGGTGGAGAAGCACGTTCCCGCGTAG
- a CDS encoding FAD-dependent monooxygenase: MSEHLGEHAVVLGGGMAGLLTARVLSDHYRHVRVIDRDTLVGMTAARRGVPQGRHAHALLARGQQILEQLFPGLLAELTAEGVLSCDLAGNLRWYFNGHPLRQAQSGLLSVSATRPELEASVRARVAALPNVELRERTVIHGIVGTGDGGRITGVRVSGEGGTDEEEVIGGDLVVDSTGRGSRAPAWLAELGYQRPPEEKVKIDLAYTTRLFKLSSDPYGTDLSINSVASPANPRGAFFAKLNDQVAMLSLTGILGDHPPRDDEGFLEFTRSLSAPEIHDTVRNSVPIDEVVTFRVPASVRRRYDRLTRFPEGFLVIGDAVCSFNPVYGQGMTVAAMEALALSEHLAEGPARPLDFFRELVPIVDVPWEISASGDLAFPGVAGKRTLKTRIGNAYIARLHAAARFDGRFTKAFFRVAGLVDPPQALMRPGLMLGVLRASCRAKNRP; encoded by the coding sequence GTGAGCGAACACCTCGGAGAACACGCCGTCGTCCTGGGCGGTGGCATGGCGGGGCTCCTGACCGCCCGCGTGCTTTCAGACCACTACCGCCACGTGCGGGTGATCGACCGCGACACGCTCGTCGGGATGACCGCGGCGCGGCGCGGTGTGCCGCAGGGACGGCACGCGCACGCACTGCTGGCCAGGGGGCAGCAGATCCTTGAGCAACTGTTCCCCGGCCTGCTGGCGGAACTCACCGCCGAGGGTGTGCTCAGCTGTGACCTGGCGGGGAACCTGAGGTGGTACTTCAACGGTCACCCGCTGAGGCAGGCACAGTCGGGCCTGCTGAGCGTGTCGGCGACCAGACCAGAACTGGAAGCCAGCGTGCGGGCGAGGGTCGCCGCGCTGCCCAATGTCGAACTGCGGGAGCGAACCGTCATCCACGGAATCGTCGGCACCGGCGATGGCGGCCGGATCACGGGTGTCCGCGTCAGCGGTGAGGGCGGGACAGACGAGGAGGAAGTGATCGGCGGCGATCTCGTCGTCGATTCGACCGGACGAGGGAGCCGGGCTCCGGCTTGGCTGGCGGAACTCGGTTATCAGCGTCCACCCGAGGAGAAGGTCAAGATCGACCTCGCCTACACCACCCGCCTGTTCAAACTGAGTTCCGACCCCTACGGCACCGATCTGTCGATCAATTCCGTAGCTTCGCCCGCCAACCCCCGTGGTGCGTTCTTTGCGAAACTGAACGACCAGGTCGCCATGCTCTCCCTCACCGGGATCCTCGGTGACCACCCGCCACGCGACGATGAGGGCTTCCTGGAGTTCACGCGTTCCCTTTCCGCGCCGGAGATCCACGACACGGTCCGGAATTCCGTGCCGATCGACGAAGTGGTCACCTTCCGTGTCCCGGCGAGCGTGCGCCGCCGGTACGACCGGCTCACCCGGTTCCCCGAGGGGTTCCTCGTCATCGGTGACGCCGTGTGCAGCTTCAACCCCGTGTACGGCCAGGGGATGACCGTCGCGGCCATGGAAGCGCTCGCCCTGTCCGAGCATCTTGCCGAGGGTCCGGCCAGGCCGTTGGACTTCTTCCGTGAGCTGGTCCCGATCGTGGACGTACCGTGGGAGATCTCCGCGAGCGGCGATCTCGCGTTCCCTGGGGTGGCAGGGAAACGGACGCTCAAGACCCGGATCGGCAACGCCTACATCGCCCGGCTGCACGCGGCCGCGCGGTTCGACGGCAGGTTCACCAAGGCCTTTTTCCGGGTGGCCGGTCTGGTCGACCCCCCGCAGGCGCTGATGCGTCCCGGATTGATGCTCGGCGTACTCCGTGCTTCGTGTCGCGCCAAGAACCGACCATGA
- a CDS encoding AMP-binding protein encodes MASALIQPSSAGFTPWPDDIVARYVDEGYWEGRPLAEYFAAVASGRPDETALVDGDIRLTYRELMARAEGLAGRLRSLGLRVDDRVVVQLPNCWELVVVLLACFRSGLLPVLALPAHRAHEIVGIGRRVEARALVVAADTRGFDHQEMARRVVSEAPTIEYVLVAGDEIEDGNHDLRALSAAAGDPGSELPDSRAIALFLLSGGTTGQPKLIARTHDDFAYYLRLCRESGRFGPDTVNLAVLPMSHNFQLGGVLATLLAGGRVVCGSFTAAAAAFAAIERERVTITAAVPTIVTRWLEHREAGSRADLGSLRVLMVGGAPLAEPVAVRVGRTLGCTLQHGYGMAEGLVCATSLDDPEDVRVATQGRPMSPADELAVVDENGDPVPVGTPGSLLTRGPYTLRGYYRAEEDNARAFTADGWYRTGDIVRLRPDGNLVVEGREKDLINRGGEKISAEEVEDFAQRVDGVTMAAAVAMPDPELGERVCVYVVCRPGIAVSLVDVLAVMNRAEVAPFKLPDRVIQVDTLPVTNIGKIDKRALRADIARRLSAGETADSLVGKWSVTAIEESPERKVTRHAVFTFTADGKGVVNTSTGFTGSLTWGQDGDVVRFEFDHDLLRGWGVRGFQQGVLADGLFTSSGQVDVFAAKGNKVQTFQTEMSAVRQAG; translated from the coding sequence GTGGCCTCAGCACTGATCCAGCCCAGCAGCGCCGGCTTCACGCCCTGGCCGGACGACATCGTCGCTCGTTACGTCGACGAGGGATACTGGGAAGGACGCCCGCTGGCCGAGTACTTCGCCGCCGTCGCGTCCGGCCGGCCGGACGAGACGGCGCTCGTCGACGGTGATATCCGGCTGACGTACCGGGAACTGATGGCGCGCGCGGAAGGTCTCGCCGGGCGCCTGCGTTCGCTGGGGTTGCGAGTGGACGATCGCGTCGTGGTGCAGCTGCCGAACTGCTGGGAACTCGTGGTCGTCCTGCTGGCCTGCTTCCGATCCGGACTGCTGCCAGTCCTCGCGTTGCCCGCGCACCGGGCGCACGAGATCGTGGGCATCGGACGGCGAGTCGAGGCACGTGCCCTTGTCGTGGCCGCCGATACACGCGGTTTCGACCACCAGGAGATGGCGCGCCGGGTCGTCAGCGAGGCACCGACGATCGAGTATGTCCTCGTCGCGGGAGACGAGATCGAGGATGGCAACCACGATCTGCGGGCACTCAGCGCCGCGGCGGGTGATCCGGGTTCCGAGCTGCCCGATTCCCGCGCGATCGCGCTCTTCCTGCTGTCCGGTGGGACCACCGGACAGCCGAAACTGATCGCGCGTACCCACGATGACTTCGCGTATTACTTGCGGCTGTGCCGGGAATCGGGTCGATTCGGTCCGGATACGGTCAACCTCGCGGTACTCCCGATGAGTCACAACTTCCAGCTGGGCGGGGTGCTCGCCACCCTCCTCGCGGGAGGCCGGGTGGTCTGTGGCTCGTTCACCGCCGCCGCCGCCGCGTTCGCGGCCATCGAACGTGAGCGGGTCACGATCACCGCCGCCGTCCCGACGATCGTGACCCGCTGGCTCGAACACCGCGAGGCGGGTTCGCGGGCGGATCTCGGTTCGCTGCGGGTCCTGATGGTCGGGGGCGCCCCGCTCGCCGAGCCGGTCGCGGTCCGGGTCGGCCGGACGCTGGGCTGCACGCTCCAGCACGGATACGGGATGGCCGAAGGATTGGTGTGCGCCACTAGCCTGGACGATCCCGAAGACGTGCGGGTGGCGACCCAGGGACGGCCGATGAGCCCGGCCGACGAACTCGCGGTGGTGGACGAGAACGGGGATCCGGTACCCGTGGGCACACCAGGATCGCTGCTCACTCGTGGTCCTTACACCCTCCGCGGCTACTACCGCGCGGAGGAGGACAACGCCAGGGCGTTCACTGCGGACGGCTGGTACCGGACCGGTGACATCGTGCGATTGCGGCCGGACGGCAACCTGGTCGTCGAGGGCCGGGAGAAGGACCTGATCAACCGCGGGGGCGAGAAGATCTCCGCGGAGGAAGTGGAAGATTTCGCCCAACGGGTGGACGGTGTGACGATGGCCGCCGCGGTCGCCATGCCGGATCCGGAACTGGGCGAACGCGTCTGCGTGTACGTCGTATGCCGTCCCGGCATCGCGGTGTCCTTGGTGGACGTGCTGGCGGTGATGAACCGGGCCGAGGTGGCCCCCTTCAAGTTGCCGGATCGCGTGATCCAGGTGGATACCTTACCGGTCACCAATATCGGGAAGATCGACAAGAGGGCGCTGCGAGCCGACATCGCGCGACGGTTGAGTGCGGGGGAGACCGCGGACTCCCTGGTGGGGAAGTGGTCGGTCACCGCGATCGAAGAGAGCCCAGAGCGGAAAGTCACCCGGCACGCGGTCTTCACCTTCACCGCGGACGGCAAGGGCGTCGTCAACACGTCGACCGGGTTCACCGGCAGCCTGACCTGGGGCCAGGATGGCGACGTCGTCCGCTTCGAGTTCGACCACGATCTCTTGCGCGGCTGGGGGGTTCGAGGTTTCCAGCAGGGAGTTCTCGCGGACGGCTTGTTCACCTCGAGCGGCCAGGTCGACGTCTTCGCGGCCAAGGGAAACAAGGTCCAGACCTTCCAGACGGAGATGTCCGCCGTCCGGCAGGCCGGCTGA
- a CDS encoding epoxide hydrolase family protein, whose protein sequence is MKPFRIDIPQRELDELKQRLAQTRWPDAGPEPGWARGIPLDYLKDLTRYWLEDYNWRAAEERLNFFPQFTTEIDGENIHFLHVRSPEPDAVPLILTHGWPGSFVEFLEMIEPLTDPRKHGGDPADAFHVVVPSLPGFTFSGPTKDTGWDIPRIADAWAELMRRLGYDRYVAQGSDYGMLTSLQLALAAPDHVSGVHINMLVAFPPQDDPAAMTGLDEDEQARLAHATRFALDGFGFQKIQSSRPQTLAYALTDSPVGQLAWIAEKFKEWADAPDVPEDAVARDHLLTNVTLYWLTATAGSSAQIYYESGRLPDQFNQTWGGPWPVTMPVGMAFFPKDVSRPIRRWAEKTIPTLTHWTEFSGGGHFAAMERPDDLVRDIRTFVARNVRHR, encoded by the coding sequence ATGAAGCCTTTTCGTATCGATATCCCCCAACGGGAACTGGACGAACTGAAGCAGCGTCTCGCGCAGACTCGATGGCCCGACGCGGGTCCTGAGCCAGGCTGGGCGCGAGGAATCCCTCTCGACTATCTCAAGGATCTGACCAGGTACTGGCTCGAGGACTACAATTGGCGGGCCGCCGAAGAAAGGTTGAACTTCTTTCCGCAGTTCACCACCGAAATCGACGGCGAGAACATTCACTTCCTGCACGTCCGTTCCCCCGAGCCGGACGCCGTCCCTTTGATTCTCACCCACGGCTGGCCGGGTTCCTTCGTCGAATTCCTGGAAATGATCGAACCGCTGACCGATCCGCGGAAGCACGGCGGCGATCCGGCCGACGCGTTCCATGTCGTCGTCCCCAGCCTTCCCGGATTCACGTTCTCCGGTCCCACCAAGGACACGGGCTGGGACATTCCGCGGATCGCCGATGCCTGGGCGGAACTGATGCGACGGCTCGGCTACGACCGGTATGTCGCGCAGGGCAGCGACTACGGGATGCTGACGTCATTGCAGCTCGCACTGGCAGCCCCGGACCACGTGTCCGGTGTGCACATCAACATGCTGGTCGCCTTCCCGCCGCAGGACGACCCCGCCGCGATGACCGGCCTTGACGAGGACGAGCAGGCCCGGCTGGCGCACGCGACGCGGTTCGCGCTGGACGGTTTCGGTTTCCAGAAGATCCAGTCCAGCCGGCCGCAGACGCTCGCCTACGCGCTCACCGACTCACCAGTGGGTCAGCTCGCGTGGATCGCGGAGAAGTTCAAGGAATGGGCGGACGCGCCCGACGTGCCGGAGGACGCGGTCGCCCGCGATCACTTGCTGACCAACGTCACGCTCTATTGGCTGACCGCCACGGCCGGGTCGAGCGCGCAGATCTACTACGAGTCCGGCCGCCTCCCCGACCAGTTCAACCAGACCTGGGGCGGCCCCTGGCCGGTCACCATGCCGGTGGGGATGGCCTTCTTCCCGAAGGACGTGTCCCGGCCGATCCGCCGATGGGCCGAAAAGACCATCCCCACCCTGACGCATTGGACCGAGTTCTCCGGCGGCGGCCACTTCGCCGCGATGGAGCGGCCGGACGACCTCGTACGCGACATCCGCACGTTCGTCGCCCGGAACGTCCGGCACCGCTGA
- a CDS encoding class I SAM-dependent methyltransferase produces the protein MNTLTTARVRRVLNRLRAEERRERPELVALGGELADRARRVPDRPRYDLPVAEMSELFAGLRIPVSAETGNLLHLLARFATAKTVVEFGTSFGVSAIYLASAVRDNGDGRVIGTELHPDKVRAARANLAEAGLDDLVEIREGDARTTLRDLPGEVDLVLVDGFPGTHLEVLRLVEPSLRQGALVVSDGVPGGGEILRDYHDYVHDPANGYSTIEIPLGDGLEVSVRLR, from the coding sequence ATGAACACCTTGACCACGGCGCGGGTGCGCCGCGTGCTCAACCGTCTGCGCGCCGAAGAGAGGCGGGAACGTCCCGAACTCGTGGCACTCGGCGGCGAGCTGGCCGACCGGGCGCGCCGCGTTCCGGACCGGCCGCGATACGACCTTCCGGTAGCCGAAATGAGCGAACTGTTCGCCGGGCTGCGCATCCCGGTGTCCGCCGAAACCGGGAACCTGCTTCATCTCCTCGCCCGGTTCGCCACCGCGAAGACCGTCGTGGAGTTCGGCACCTCGTTCGGTGTCTCGGCCATCTACCTGGCCTCAGCGGTCCGGGACAACGGCGACGGCCGGGTGATCGGGACAGAACTGCACCCTGACAAGGTGCGGGCCGCGCGCGCCAACCTCGCCGAGGCAGGGCTGGACGACCTGGTCGAGATCCGTGAGGGGGATGCCAGGACCACGTTGCGGGATCTGCCCGGCGAGGTCGACCTGGTGCTGGTCGACGGTTTCCCGGGAACACACCTGGAGGTTCTGCGTTTGGTGGAGCCGAGTCTGCGCCAGGGAGCACTCGTCGTCTCGGACGGCGTTCCCGGTGGCGGGGAGATCCTGCGCGACTATCACGACTACGTGCACGATCCCGCCAACGGGTATTCGACCATCGAGATCCCGCTCGGGGACGGCCTCGAGGTGTCGGTACGTCTTCGCTGA
- a CDS encoding SDR family oxidoreductase: MEDPKRLLAGKTALVTGAGRGIGAATARALGRHGASVAVNYHSNVDTADQVVSDIKETGAQAIAVQGDARVPKDVRALVKRTVRELGEIDILVCNVIGDTRNLSSKVGRSVPSFIDSDKGVAGLRGAVLSQLDATLTCCRQVVPGMRRLGGGSIIFIGASVTHNSAPAPAEIAVAKSAQDSVARLLAQQLGPDGIRVNNVAPGFVPTDANAGPHQQTIIEHIAIQTPLQPIIRAEDVANTVVALVGDLTERLTGLFVPVDGGVTLV, from the coding sequence ATGGAAGATCCAAAGCGCCTGCTGGCGGGGAAAACCGCGCTGGTGACCGGAGCGGGCCGTGGTATCGGAGCGGCGACCGCACGTGCGCTGGGCAGGCACGGCGCGTCGGTGGCCGTGAACTACCACTCCAATGTGGACACAGCTGACCAGGTTGTCAGTGACATCAAGGAGACCGGGGCTCAGGCGATCGCCGTCCAGGGCGACGCTCGCGTACCGAAGGACGTGCGCGCGCTGGTCAAACGGACGGTCCGTGAACTCGGCGAGATCGACATCTTGGTCTGCAACGTCATCGGCGACACCCGGAACCTGAGTTCGAAAGTCGGACGTTCGGTACCGTCCTTCATCGACTCGGACAAGGGAGTGGCAGGGCTGCGCGGCGCCGTCCTGTCTCAGCTCGACGCCACTCTCACCTGCTGCCGGCAGGTGGTGCCGGGTATGCGACGGCTCGGCGGTGGTTCGATCATCTTCATCGGTGCGTCCGTGACGCACAACAGCGCTCCCGCGCCTGCCGAGATCGCGGTGGCGAAGAGCGCCCAGGACAGTGTGGCCCGCCTGCTGGCCCAGCAGCTCGGCCCGGACGGGATCCGGGTCAACAACGTCGCGCCCGGTTTCGTTCCCACCGACGCCAACGCGGGGCCGCATCAGCAGACGATCATCGAACATATCGCCATACAGACCCCGCTGCAGCCGATCATCCGCGCCGAGGACGTCGCGAACACCGTTGTGGCGCTGGTGGGCGACCTGACCGAACGGCTGACCGGACTCTTCGTGCCGGTCGACGGCGGCGTGACCCTTGTCTGA
- a CDS encoding acyl-CoA dehydrogenase family protein yields the protein MTSTTQPSLLEAAETARALASERALDGEAARRLDQTVIDAIVAAGFARHFVPTRWGGLAGGFAEAVSAVALVGEGCTSAAWLASIFAYSGRFAAFLPEQAQAELWADSPDQIVASALVPAGRVSEEPGGWRISGEWLYISGAEVAGWALVCGPAPGDPAQPPMFFAVPRQDYVVKDTWYSTGMRATMSNTLLVEDVFVPAHRAFPRTSLTNGLDDPSLPACHRAPLRAAGGLTFAVPIVGAATGALKAAVARQAAKRDRSGTRNAGGAVHLVLTRAAGEIDTARLVIERIAEQCDEGRFGRRERARLRRDAAIATDLAVTAVDRLVRLGGPSGFADDVPAQRFWRDVSCAATHHAVQLSAAASAYGPALLDAAG from the coding sequence ATGACTTCCACTACCCAGCCGTCACTGCTGGAAGCAGCCGAGACGGCGAGAGCATTGGCGTCCGAACGAGCCCTCGACGGCGAAGCGGCGCGGCGACTGGACCAAACCGTCATCGACGCGATCGTGGCGGCCGGGTTCGCCCGACATTTCGTGCCCACCCGATGGGGCGGGCTCGCCGGTGGCTTCGCCGAAGCCGTTTCCGCGGTCGCGCTGGTCGGTGAAGGCTGCACTTCCGCGGCGTGGCTCGCCTCGATTTTCGCGTACTCCGGGCGGTTCGCCGCGTTCCTTCCCGAACAGGCGCAGGCCGAGCTCTGGGCCGACAGCCCGGATCAGATCGTCGCCAGCGCACTGGTACCGGCAGGTCGGGTGAGCGAGGAACCAGGCGGCTGGCGGATCTCCGGTGAATGGCTCTACATCAGCGGGGCGGAGGTGGCGGGCTGGGCGCTGGTCTGCGGACCGGCACCCGGCGACCCGGCTCAGCCGCCGATGTTCTTCGCGGTGCCACGGCAGGACTACGTCGTCAAAGACACCTGGTACTCGACGGGTATGCGGGCCACCATGAGCAATACGCTCCTCGTCGAGGACGTGTTCGTGCCCGCCCACCGCGCGTTTCCGCGTACCTCGCTCACCAACGGACTCGACGATCCGTCGCTGCCGGCTTGTCACCGGGCCCCGCTGCGGGCCGCGGGAGGGCTGACCTTCGCGGTTCCGATCGTCGGCGCCGCCACCGGGGCGCTCAAGGCCGCGGTCGCCCGGCAGGCGGCGAAGCGGGACCGCAGTGGCACGCGCAATGCCGGAGGAGCCGTCCATCTCGTCCTCACCCGTGCAGCCGGCGAGATCGACACGGCTCGCCTGGTGATCGAGCGGATCGCCGAGCAGTGCGACGAAGGCCGGTTCGGCCGGCGTGAGCGGGCACGACTCCGCCGCGACGCGGCGATCGCCACGGATCTCGCGGTCACCGCCGTCGACAGGCTCGTCCGGCTCGGCGGTCCGTCCGGTTTCGCGGACGACGTCCCCGCCCAGCGATTCTGGCGCGATGTCAGCTGCGCGGCCACCCATCACGCCGTCCAGCTGTCTGCCGCCGCTTCGGCGTACGGGCCCGCTCTGCTGGACGCGGCGGGATAG
- a CDS encoding SgcJ/EcaC family oxidoreductase produces MSTSTRPGEELSESDKVAIAALTRRVIAAWAYHDADAFADLFTEDGTMILSGVYRNGREDIRSYLKSAFQNEYKGTQVTGQPLGLRPLARDAAVLLSRGGVLQPGESEVSDANAIRASWVVVNRDGQWFLAAYQNSPI; encoded by the coding sequence ATGAGCACGAGCACCCGGCCCGGCGAGGAACTGTCCGAATCGGACAAGGTGGCCATCGCCGCCTTGACCCGGCGGGTCATCGCGGCGTGGGCCTACCACGACGCGGACGCGTTCGCCGACTTGTTCACCGAAGACGGAACCATGATCCTGTCCGGCGTCTACCGGAACGGCCGGGAGGATATCCGCTCCTACCTGAAGTCGGCCTTTCAGAATGAGTACAAGGGCACGCAGGTTACCGGCCAGCCTCTGGGGTTGCGTCCGCTGGCCCGGGACGCCGCTGTCCTGCTCTCCCGGGGCGGCGTGCTCCAGCCCGGTGAGAGCGAGGTGTCCGACGCGAACGCCATCCGGGCGTCCTGGGTCGTGGTCAACCGTGACGGGCAATGGTTTCTCGCCGCCTACCAGAACAGTCCGATCTGA
- a CDS encoding acyl-CoA dehydrogenase family protein: MRREVVERAAALRSILQKNSAWAEDNRRLHNDSIEALATAGLFRLRHPKRYGGYEADTRTLAEVATELGRGDGAAAWVTSVYWIPAWMASMFPDAVQDEVFATPDVRVCGTLSPTAMAAPVDGGIVVNGKWGFISGAQHAHWQEVIAILAPPDGQPYPVVALVPMTDLLVVDDWQTSGMRGTGSVSTVAKDLFVPRERVLPLTEVLRGNSASALSAASPIYRVPLLPVASASSVGTLLGLGRAAKDAFLKRLPNRKITYTGYDSQREAPLTHLQVADATQKLDAAEFHAHRLASLVDTKGAEDVGWTLTERVRARADLGAVARLVKESVDVLASASGGSSIYADVPIQRIQRDVQAVNLHALMNPNTNNELYGRVLCGLEPDTLYI, encoded by the coding sequence ATGCGTAGAGAGGTTGTCGAGCGGGCGGCCGCGTTGCGTTCGATCCTGCAGAAAAACTCGGCGTGGGCCGAGGATAATCGCCGGTTGCACAACGATTCGATCGAGGCGCTCGCGACAGCCGGGCTGTTCCGGTTGCGCCATCCGAAACGGTATGGCGGATACGAGGCCGATACCCGCACCCTTGCCGAGGTGGCCACCGAACTCGGCCGCGGCGATGGCGCGGCCGCCTGGGTGACGTCTGTGTACTGGATTCCCGCGTGGATGGCCTCGATGTTCCCGGACGCCGTCCAGGACGAGGTGTTCGCCACCCCGGACGTGCGGGTTTGCGGAACCCTGAGCCCGACCGCCATGGCCGCGCCCGTGGACGGGGGGATCGTGGTCAACGGGAAGTGGGGCTTCATCAGCGGCGCCCAGCACGCGCACTGGCAGGAGGTCATCGCGATCCTCGCGCCGCCGGACGGGCAGCCGTATCCGGTCGTCGCGCTGGTGCCAATGACGGACCTGCTGGTCGTGGACGATTGGCAGACCTCGGGGATGCGGGGGACCGGCAGCGTCAGCACGGTCGCCAAGGACCTGTTCGTCCCCCGCGAACGGGTGCTGCCGCTCACTGAGGTGTTACGCGGGAACTCGGCATCCGCCCTCAGCGCGGCGTCGCCGATCTACCGGGTCCCGCTGCTGCCGGTCGCCTCCGCGTCTTCGGTCGGCACCTTGCTCGGCCTCGGCCGGGCGGCCAAGGATGCCTTCCTCAAGCGGCTGCCGAACCGCAAGATCACCTACACCGGCTACGACAGCCAGCGAGAGGCGCCGTTGACCCACCTGCAGGTGGCCGACGCGACCCAGAAGCTGGACGCGGCGGAGTTTCACGCGCACCGCCTGGCAAGCCTCGTGGACACCAAGGGCGCCGAGGACGTCGGCTGGACGCTGACCGAACGCGTCCGGGCCAGGGCTGATCTGGGGGCGGTGGCCCGGCTGGTCAAGGAGTCGGTGGACGTCCTCGCCTCCGCCAGTGGCGGGTCGTCGATCTACGCCGACGTCCCGATCCAGCGAATTCAGCGTGACGTGCAGGCGGTGAACCTGCACGCCTTGATGAACCCGAACACCAACAACGAGCTGTACGGACGAGTCCTGTGCGGACTGGAACCTGACACGCTCTACATCTGA